A single Kryptolebias marmoratus isolate JLee-2015 linkage group LG16, ASM164957v2, whole genome shotgun sequence DNA region contains:
- the pbxip1b gene encoding pre-B-cell leukemia homeobox interacting protein 1b isoform X5: protein MSGGSGTNNSWTILSSEESVAETLRPFTAGAEQHEGSPASPTGPSESDQPAKSADSAEGLPVGDHPVPERNPAELGSAPPPPEVSATSEHDDNASPTAGRAEGPPRPGSDPEPSPGSCPLLTPSPDGPPPGQAEFAPTEEQLTEEESRPLRSERDLRQNGEEPEQGARTADSGKRAEVDEDRPEETAERGEPEARRKEPLLAALEQIGRREEEDEEEEFQVPQQGNGSVFSLNKCILGAVILLAFGTIFFSGVFVDLNEESDHAVGELRDAEAAGKQDWLGPEAPPHADAGSSELLNKLAEGSQQISALRAQLQAQKEELKVAKERAAEGAQERLLWEEVEKENTGETARADVSHSTPPPPGQPEDGSQVTAGSTDRQTRKLWDNQKEKKDLKRDKYETGERKQPKERGKSARKEGEERELNNGGKKEWKKEKHEAGIFGKERDKAGKHKRQGDEGKDWKREKSGRGDDGKLWKEERERKKGKHENVNGGKERGKEEKRDWQKGSEGWKGEKDWKKGKDGKEKWERKTRKEAGETGEWKKDGERRDKNSKEGKAKNERKQWEDGKNRGRDGAGRDERKSQTEEEWRRRDEELDQWKRGAQREKKRQKEWKKEQSKSLKTKTEHRPAESPEHDDDEHLYGEQNPAHSHRRPSVGQPGFWLQQRERLRRDPRPPRRCDSPESCAQAERLLPVTLPEFQAVLQPYLSKAEGAGVGTAHTQELRGLAAEFFEDGVFVHEQMSFRDFAEDLGDVLEDLVEGEDGDEDEDGDGEDSAIEDEMEEFAKEVLKRFSVPDVGERERRMMGERRKESGQERG from the exons ATGTCGGGGGGCAGCGGCACGAACAACAGTTGGACCATTCTCTCCTCCGAG GAAAGTGTTGCTGAGACCCTGAGGCCCTTCACAGCGGGGGCAGAGCAGCATGAAGGAAGCCCAGCCTCTCCAACAG GTCCTTCAGAGAGCGACCAGCCTGCGAAGAGCGCCGACTCTGCAGAAGGGCTCCCTGTGGGCGACCATCCT GTACCAGAACGAAACCCAGCAGAACTGGGCTCGGCTCCCCCGCCTCCGGAGGTCTCGGCCACCTCGGAGCACGACGATAATGCCAGCCCGACGGCGGGCCGAGCCGAGGGTCCGCCGCGGCCCGGCTCGGACCCCGAACCCTCGCCGGGCTCCTGCCCCCTCCTAACGCCCTCTCCTGACGGGCCTCCTCCTGGGCAGGCCGAGTTCGCGCCGACGGAGGAGCAGCTCACGGAGGAGGAAAGTCGGCCTCTGCGAAGCGAGCGCGACCTGCGGCAGAACGGGGAGGAGCCGGAGCAGGGTGCACGGACGGCCGACTCGGGGAAACGTGCAG AGGTGGACGAGGACAGACCGGAGGAGACGGCAGAGCGGGGAGAGCCGGAGGCCAGGAGGAAGGAGCCTCTCCTTGCAGCTCTGGAGCAGATCGGAcgaagggaggaggaggacgaggaggaagaaTTTCAGGTGCCACAGCAGGGAAACGGCAGCGTTTTCTCGCTGAACAAGTGCATCCTGGGAGCTGTCATCCTGCTAGCATTCGGCACAATCTTCTTCTCAG GTGTCTTCGTGGACCTGAATGAGG AAAGCGACCACGCTGTGGGGGAACTGAGAGACGCGGAGGCCGCTGGGAAACAG GACTGGCTCGGTCCCGAGGCTCCCCCACACGCAGACGCCGGCAGCTCGGAGCTCCTGAATAAATTAGCcgaaggaagccagcagatttcTGCGCTCCGAGCCCAGCTTCAG GCACAGAaagaggagctaaaagtagcgaaGGAGCGGGCAGCGGAGGGAGCACAGGAGCGGCTGCTctgggaggaggtggagaaggaaAACA CCGGTGAGACGGCTCGAGCAGACGTGAGTCACTCTACGCCGCCCCCTCCTGGACAGCCAGAAGACGGCAGCCAGGTCACAGCTGGCTCCACGGACAGGCAGACCAGGAAGCTTTGGGATAACCAGAAGGAAAAGAAGGATCTTAAGAGGGATAAATATGAAACGGGCGAGAGGAAGCAGCCTAAGGAGAGAGGGAAGTCTGcgaggaaggaaggagaggaaaggGAGCTTAACAACGGTGGCAAAAAGGagtggaagaaagaaaaacacgagGCAGGAATATTTGGCAAAGAGAGAGATAAGGCAGGTAAGCATAAGAGGCAGGGGGACGAGGGGAAAGACTGGAAGAGGGAGAAATCCGGGAGAGGTGATGATGGGAAGCTGTGGAAGGAAGAGAGAGAGCGGAAAAAAGGGAAACACGAGAATGTGAACGGAGGCAAAGAAAGAGGTAAGGAGGAGAAAAGGGACTGGCAGAAAGGCAGCGAGGGGTGGAAGGGAGAGAAGGACTGGAAGAAAGGGAAAGATGGCAAAGAGAAGTGGGAAAGGAAGACTCGGAAGGAGGCGGGAGAAACGGGAGAGTGGAAGAAAGACGGCGAGCGGAgagataaaaatagcaaagaaGGGAAGGCAAAGAACGAGAGGAAGCAGTGGGAAGATGGCAAGAATCGCGGCAGAGACGGGGCAGGGAGGGATGAGAGGAAGAGTCAAACGGAAGaggagtggaggaggagggacgaGGAGCTGGACCAGTGGAAGAGAGGAgcacagagagagaagaagCGTCAGAAGGAGTGGAAGAAAGAGCAGTCCAAGTCCCTGAAAACCAAAACCGAGCACAGGCCCGCAGAAAGCCCCGAGCACGACGACGACGAGCACCTGTACGGCGAACAGAATCCCGCCCACTCCCACCGCAGGCCCTCCGTGGGTCAGCCCGGGTTCTGGCTCCAGCAGCGGGAGCGCCTCCGCCGCGACCCCAGGCCGCCGCGGCGCTGCGACTCCCCGGAGAGCTGCGCTCAGGCCGAGCGGCTGCTCCCCGTCACCCTCCCCGAGTTCCAGGCCGTCCTGCAGCCCTACCTGAGCAAGGCGGAGGGGGCCGGCGTGGGCACCGCCCACACCCAGGAGCTCCGCGGGCTCGCAGCCGAGTTCTTCGAAGACGGTGTGTTCGTGCACGAGCAGATGAGCTTTCGGGACTTTGCGGAAGATTTGGGAGACGTTCTGGAGGACCTGGTGGAAGGGGAGGACggggacgaggacgaggacggGGACGGGGAAGACAGCGCTATAGAGGACGAAATGGAGGAGTTTGCGAAGGAAGTGTTGAAGAGGTTTTCAGTGCCGGACGTTGgcgagagggagaggaggatgatgggggagaggaggaaggagagcgGGCAGGAACGTGGCTGA
- the pbxip1b gene encoding pre-B-cell leukemia homeobox interacting protein 1b isoform X2, whose product MSGGSGTNNSWTILSSEESVAETLRPFTAGAEQHEGSPASPTGPSESDQPAKSADSAEGLPVGDHPVPERNPAELGSAPPPPEVSATSEHDDNASPTAGRAEGPPRPGSDPEPSPGSCPLLTPSPDGPPPGQAEFAPTEEQLTEEESRPLRSERDLRQNGEEPEQGARTADSGKRAEVDEDRPEETAERGEPEARRKEPLLAALEQIGRREEEDEEEEFQVPQQGNGSVFSLNKCILGAVILLAFGTIFFSGVFVDLNEESDHAVGELRDAEAAGKQDWLGPEAPPHADAGSSELLNKLAEGSQQISALRAQLQAQKEELKVAKERAAEGAQERLLWEEVEKENSRLKTEMTSLPVLQKENDRMKRELQSVAALQKELESLRSTVTKLKRSSGAEEQAGETARADVSHSTPPPPGQPEDGSQVTAGSTDRQTRKLWDNQKEKKDLKRDKYETGERKQPKERGKSARKEGEERELNNGGKKEWKKEKHEAGIFGKERDKAGKHKRQGDEGKDWKREKSGRGDDGKLWKEERERKKGKHENVNGGKERGKEEKRDWQKGSEGWKGEKDWKKGKDGKEKWERKTRKEAGETGEWKKDGERRDKNSKEGKAKNERKQWEDGKNRGRDGAGRDERKSQTEEEWRRRDEELDQWKRGAQREKKRQKEWKKEQSKSLKTKTEHRPAESPEHDDDEHLYGEQNPAHSHRRPSVGQPGFWLQQRERLRRDPRPPRRCDSPESCAQAERLLPVTLPEFQAVLQPYLSKAEGAGVGTAHTQELRGLAAEFFEDGVFVHEQMSFRDFAEDLGDVLEDLVEGEDGDEDEDGDGEDSAIEDEMEEFAKEVLKRFSVPDVGERERRMMGERRKESGQERG is encoded by the exons ATGTCGGGGGGCAGCGGCACGAACAACAGTTGGACCATTCTCTCCTCCGAG GAAAGTGTTGCTGAGACCCTGAGGCCCTTCACAGCGGGGGCAGAGCAGCATGAAGGAAGCCCAGCCTCTCCAACAG GTCCTTCAGAGAGCGACCAGCCTGCGAAGAGCGCCGACTCTGCAGAAGGGCTCCCTGTGGGCGACCATCCT GTACCAGAACGAAACCCAGCAGAACTGGGCTCGGCTCCCCCGCCTCCGGAGGTCTCGGCCACCTCGGAGCACGACGATAATGCCAGCCCGACGGCGGGCCGAGCCGAGGGTCCGCCGCGGCCCGGCTCGGACCCCGAACCCTCGCCGGGCTCCTGCCCCCTCCTAACGCCCTCTCCTGACGGGCCTCCTCCTGGGCAGGCCGAGTTCGCGCCGACGGAGGAGCAGCTCACGGAGGAGGAAAGTCGGCCTCTGCGAAGCGAGCGCGACCTGCGGCAGAACGGGGAGGAGCCGGAGCAGGGTGCACGGACGGCCGACTCGGGGAAACGTGCAG AGGTGGACGAGGACAGACCGGAGGAGACGGCAGAGCGGGGAGAGCCGGAGGCCAGGAGGAAGGAGCCTCTCCTTGCAGCTCTGGAGCAGATCGGAcgaagggaggaggaggacgaggaggaagaaTTTCAGGTGCCACAGCAGGGAAACGGCAGCGTTTTCTCGCTGAACAAGTGCATCCTGGGAGCTGTCATCCTGCTAGCATTCGGCACAATCTTCTTCTCAG GTGTCTTCGTGGACCTGAATGAGG AAAGCGACCACGCTGTGGGGGAACTGAGAGACGCGGAGGCCGCTGGGAAACAG GACTGGCTCGGTCCCGAGGCTCCCCCACACGCAGACGCCGGCAGCTCGGAGCTCCTGAATAAATTAGCcgaaggaagccagcagatttcTGCGCTCCGAGCCCAGCTTCAG GCACAGAaagaggagctaaaagtagcgaaGGAGCGGGCAGCGGAGGGAGCACAGGAGCGGCTGCTctgggaggaggtggagaaggaaAACAGTAGGTTGAAGACAGAGATGACGTCTCTCCCTGTCCTTCAGAAAGAGAACGACAGGATGAAGAGAGAGCTGCAGTCTGTCGCGGCCCTACAGAAAGAACTAGAATCCCTGAGATCCACTGTGACAAAATTAAAACGCTCCTCAGGTGCCGAGGAACAGG CCGGTGAGACGGCTCGAGCAGACGTGAGTCACTCTACGCCGCCCCCTCCTGGACAGCCAGAAGACGGCAGCCAGGTCACAGCTGGCTCCACGGACAGGCAGACCAGGAAGCTTTGGGATAACCAGAAGGAAAAGAAGGATCTTAAGAGGGATAAATATGAAACGGGCGAGAGGAAGCAGCCTAAGGAGAGAGGGAAGTCTGcgaggaaggaaggagaggaaaggGAGCTTAACAACGGTGGCAAAAAGGagtggaagaaagaaaaacacgagGCAGGAATATTTGGCAAAGAGAGAGATAAGGCAGGTAAGCATAAGAGGCAGGGGGACGAGGGGAAAGACTGGAAGAGGGAGAAATCCGGGAGAGGTGATGATGGGAAGCTGTGGAAGGAAGAGAGAGAGCGGAAAAAAGGGAAACACGAGAATGTGAACGGAGGCAAAGAAAGAGGTAAGGAGGAGAAAAGGGACTGGCAGAAAGGCAGCGAGGGGTGGAAGGGAGAGAAGGACTGGAAGAAAGGGAAAGATGGCAAAGAGAAGTGGGAAAGGAAGACTCGGAAGGAGGCGGGAGAAACGGGAGAGTGGAAGAAAGACGGCGAGCGGAgagataaaaatagcaaagaaGGGAAGGCAAAGAACGAGAGGAAGCAGTGGGAAGATGGCAAGAATCGCGGCAGAGACGGGGCAGGGAGGGATGAGAGGAAGAGTCAAACGGAAGaggagtggaggaggagggacgaGGAGCTGGACCAGTGGAAGAGAGGAgcacagagagagaagaagCGTCAGAAGGAGTGGAAGAAAGAGCAGTCCAAGTCCCTGAAAACCAAAACCGAGCACAGGCCCGCAGAAAGCCCCGAGCACGACGACGACGAGCACCTGTACGGCGAACAGAATCCCGCCCACTCCCACCGCAGGCCCTCCGTGGGTCAGCCCGGGTTCTGGCTCCAGCAGCGGGAGCGCCTCCGCCGCGACCCCAGGCCGCCGCGGCGCTGCGACTCCCCGGAGAGCTGCGCTCAGGCCGAGCGGCTGCTCCCCGTCACCCTCCCCGAGTTCCAGGCCGTCCTGCAGCCCTACCTGAGCAAGGCGGAGGGGGCCGGCGTGGGCACCGCCCACACCCAGGAGCTCCGCGGGCTCGCAGCCGAGTTCTTCGAAGACGGTGTGTTCGTGCACGAGCAGATGAGCTTTCGGGACTTTGCGGAAGATTTGGGAGACGTTCTGGAGGACCTGGTGGAAGGGGAGGACggggacgaggacgaggacggGGACGGGGAAGACAGCGCTATAGAGGACGAAATGGAGGAGTTTGCGAAGGAAGTGTTGAAGAGGTTTTCAGTGCCGGACGTTGgcgagagggagaggaggatgatgggggagaggaggaaggagagcgGGCAGGAACGTGGCTGA
- the pbxip1b gene encoding pre-B-cell leukemia homeobox interacting protein 1b isoform X1 — MSGGSGTNNSWTILSSEESVAETLRPFTAGAEQHEGSPASPTGPSESDQPAKSADSAEGLPVGDHPVPERNPAELGSAPPPPEVSATSEHDDNASPTAGRAEGPPRPGSDPEPSPGSCPLLTPSPDGPPPGQAEFAPTEEQLTEEESRPLRSERDLRQNGEEPEQGARTADSGKRAEVDEDRPEETAERGEPEARRKEPLLAALEQIGRREEEDEEEEFQVPQQGNGSVFSLNKCILGAVILLAFGTIFFSGVFVDLNEESDHAVGELRDAEAAGKQDWLGPEAPPHADAGSSELLNKLAEGSQQISALRAQLQAQKEELKVAKERAAEGAQERLLWEEVEKENSRLKTEMTSLPVLQKENDRMKRELQSVAALQKELESLRSTVTKLKRSSGAEEQAAGETARADVSHSTPPPPGQPEDGSQVTAGSTDRQTRKLWDNQKEKKDLKRDKYETGERKQPKERGKSARKEGEERELNNGGKKEWKKEKHEAGIFGKERDKAGKHKRQGDEGKDWKREKSGRGDDGKLWKEERERKKGKHENVNGGKERGKEEKRDWQKGSEGWKGEKDWKKGKDGKEKWERKTRKEAGETGEWKKDGERRDKNSKEGKAKNERKQWEDGKNRGRDGAGRDERKSQTEEEWRRRDEELDQWKRGAQREKKRQKEWKKEQSKSLKTKTEHRPAESPEHDDDEHLYGEQNPAHSHRRPSVGQPGFWLQQRERLRRDPRPPRRCDSPESCAQAERLLPVTLPEFQAVLQPYLSKAEGAGVGTAHTQELRGLAAEFFEDGVFVHEQMSFRDFAEDLGDVLEDLVEGEDGDEDEDGDGEDSAIEDEMEEFAKEVLKRFSVPDVGERERRMMGERRKESGQERG, encoded by the exons ATGTCGGGGGGCAGCGGCACGAACAACAGTTGGACCATTCTCTCCTCCGAG GAAAGTGTTGCTGAGACCCTGAGGCCCTTCACAGCGGGGGCAGAGCAGCATGAAGGAAGCCCAGCCTCTCCAACAG GTCCTTCAGAGAGCGACCAGCCTGCGAAGAGCGCCGACTCTGCAGAAGGGCTCCCTGTGGGCGACCATCCT GTACCAGAACGAAACCCAGCAGAACTGGGCTCGGCTCCCCCGCCTCCGGAGGTCTCGGCCACCTCGGAGCACGACGATAATGCCAGCCCGACGGCGGGCCGAGCCGAGGGTCCGCCGCGGCCCGGCTCGGACCCCGAACCCTCGCCGGGCTCCTGCCCCCTCCTAACGCCCTCTCCTGACGGGCCTCCTCCTGGGCAGGCCGAGTTCGCGCCGACGGAGGAGCAGCTCACGGAGGAGGAAAGTCGGCCTCTGCGAAGCGAGCGCGACCTGCGGCAGAACGGGGAGGAGCCGGAGCAGGGTGCACGGACGGCCGACTCGGGGAAACGTGCAG AGGTGGACGAGGACAGACCGGAGGAGACGGCAGAGCGGGGAGAGCCGGAGGCCAGGAGGAAGGAGCCTCTCCTTGCAGCTCTGGAGCAGATCGGAcgaagggaggaggaggacgaggaggaagaaTTTCAGGTGCCACAGCAGGGAAACGGCAGCGTTTTCTCGCTGAACAAGTGCATCCTGGGAGCTGTCATCCTGCTAGCATTCGGCACAATCTTCTTCTCAG GTGTCTTCGTGGACCTGAATGAGG AAAGCGACCACGCTGTGGGGGAACTGAGAGACGCGGAGGCCGCTGGGAAACAG GACTGGCTCGGTCCCGAGGCTCCCCCACACGCAGACGCCGGCAGCTCGGAGCTCCTGAATAAATTAGCcgaaggaagccagcagatttcTGCGCTCCGAGCCCAGCTTCAG GCACAGAaagaggagctaaaagtagcgaaGGAGCGGGCAGCGGAGGGAGCACAGGAGCGGCTGCTctgggaggaggtggagaaggaaAACAGTAGGTTGAAGACAGAGATGACGTCTCTCCCTGTCCTTCAGAAAGAGAACGACAGGATGAAGAGAGAGCTGCAGTCTGTCGCGGCCCTACAGAAAGAACTAGAATCCCTGAGATCCACTGTGACAAAATTAAAACGCTCCTCAGGTGCCGAGGAACAGG CAGCCGGTGAGACGGCTCGAGCAGACGTGAGTCACTCTACGCCGCCCCCTCCTGGACAGCCAGAAGACGGCAGCCAGGTCACAGCTGGCTCCACGGACAGGCAGACCAGGAAGCTTTGGGATAACCAGAAGGAAAAGAAGGATCTTAAGAGGGATAAATATGAAACGGGCGAGAGGAAGCAGCCTAAGGAGAGAGGGAAGTCTGcgaggaaggaaggagaggaaaggGAGCTTAACAACGGTGGCAAAAAGGagtggaagaaagaaaaacacgagGCAGGAATATTTGGCAAAGAGAGAGATAAGGCAGGTAAGCATAAGAGGCAGGGGGACGAGGGGAAAGACTGGAAGAGGGAGAAATCCGGGAGAGGTGATGATGGGAAGCTGTGGAAGGAAGAGAGAGAGCGGAAAAAAGGGAAACACGAGAATGTGAACGGAGGCAAAGAAAGAGGTAAGGAGGAGAAAAGGGACTGGCAGAAAGGCAGCGAGGGGTGGAAGGGAGAGAAGGACTGGAAGAAAGGGAAAGATGGCAAAGAGAAGTGGGAAAGGAAGACTCGGAAGGAGGCGGGAGAAACGGGAGAGTGGAAGAAAGACGGCGAGCGGAgagataaaaatagcaaagaaGGGAAGGCAAAGAACGAGAGGAAGCAGTGGGAAGATGGCAAGAATCGCGGCAGAGACGGGGCAGGGAGGGATGAGAGGAAGAGTCAAACGGAAGaggagtggaggaggagggacgaGGAGCTGGACCAGTGGAAGAGAGGAgcacagagagagaagaagCGTCAGAAGGAGTGGAAGAAAGAGCAGTCCAAGTCCCTGAAAACCAAAACCGAGCACAGGCCCGCAGAAAGCCCCGAGCACGACGACGACGAGCACCTGTACGGCGAACAGAATCCCGCCCACTCCCACCGCAGGCCCTCCGTGGGTCAGCCCGGGTTCTGGCTCCAGCAGCGGGAGCGCCTCCGCCGCGACCCCAGGCCGCCGCGGCGCTGCGACTCCCCGGAGAGCTGCGCTCAGGCCGAGCGGCTGCTCCCCGTCACCCTCCCCGAGTTCCAGGCCGTCCTGCAGCCCTACCTGAGCAAGGCGGAGGGGGCCGGCGTGGGCACCGCCCACACCCAGGAGCTCCGCGGGCTCGCAGCCGAGTTCTTCGAAGACGGTGTGTTCGTGCACGAGCAGATGAGCTTTCGGGACTTTGCGGAAGATTTGGGAGACGTTCTGGAGGACCTGGTGGAAGGGGAGGACggggacgaggacgaggacggGGACGGGGAAGACAGCGCTATAGAGGACGAAATGGAGGAGTTTGCGAAGGAAGTGTTGAAGAGGTTTTCAGTGCCGGACGTTGgcgagagggagaggaggatgatgggggagaggaggaaggagagcgGGCAGGAACGTGGCTGA
- the pbxip1b gene encoding pre-B-cell leukemia homeobox interacting protein 1b isoform X4, whose product MSGGSGTNNSWTILSSEESVAETLRPFTAGAEQHEGSPASPTGPSESDQPAKSADSAEGLPVGDHPVPERNPAELGSAPPPPEVSATSEHDDNASPTAGRAEGPPRPGSDPEPSPGSCPLLTPSPDGPPPGQAEFAPTEEQLTEEESRPLRSERDLRQNGEEPEQGARTADSGKRAEVDEDRPEETAERGEPEARRKEPLLAALEQIGRREEEDEEEEFQVPQQGNGSVFSLNKCILGAVILLAFGTIFFSGVFVDLNEESDHAVGELRDAEAAGKQDWLGPEAPPHADAGSSELLNKLAEGSQQISALRAQLQAQKEELKVAKERAAEGAQERLLWEEVEKENTAGETARADVSHSTPPPPGQPEDGSQVTAGSTDRQTRKLWDNQKEKKDLKRDKYETGERKQPKERGKSARKEGEERELNNGGKKEWKKEKHEAGIFGKERDKAGKHKRQGDEGKDWKREKSGRGDDGKLWKEERERKKGKHENVNGGKERGKEEKRDWQKGSEGWKGEKDWKKGKDGKEKWERKTRKEAGETGEWKKDGERRDKNSKEGKAKNERKQWEDGKNRGRDGAGRDERKSQTEEEWRRRDEELDQWKRGAQREKKRQKEWKKEQSKSLKTKTEHRPAESPEHDDDEHLYGEQNPAHSHRRPSVGQPGFWLQQRERLRRDPRPPRRCDSPESCAQAERLLPVTLPEFQAVLQPYLSKAEGAGVGTAHTQELRGLAAEFFEDGVFVHEQMSFRDFAEDLGDVLEDLVEGEDGDEDEDGDGEDSAIEDEMEEFAKEVLKRFSVPDVGERERRMMGERRKESGQERG is encoded by the exons ATGTCGGGGGGCAGCGGCACGAACAACAGTTGGACCATTCTCTCCTCCGAG GAAAGTGTTGCTGAGACCCTGAGGCCCTTCACAGCGGGGGCAGAGCAGCATGAAGGAAGCCCAGCCTCTCCAACAG GTCCTTCAGAGAGCGACCAGCCTGCGAAGAGCGCCGACTCTGCAGAAGGGCTCCCTGTGGGCGACCATCCT GTACCAGAACGAAACCCAGCAGAACTGGGCTCGGCTCCCCCGCCTCCGGAGGTCTCGGCCACCTCGGAGCACGACGATAATGCCAGCCCGACGGCGGGCCGAGCCGAGGGTCCGCCGCGGCCCGGCTCGGACCCCGAACCCTCGCCGGGCTCCTGCCCCCTCCTAACGCCCTCTCCTGACGGGCCTCCTCCTGGGCAGGCCGAGTTCGCGCCGACGGAGGAGCAGCTCACGGAGGAGGAAAGTCGGCCTCTGCGAAGCGAGCGCGACCTGCGGCAGAACGGGGAGGAGCCGGAGCAGGGTGCACGGACGGCCGACTCGGGGAAACGTGCAG AGGTGGACGAGGACAGACCGGAGGAGACGGCAGAGCGGGGAGAGCCGGAGGCCAGGAGGAAGGAGCCTCTCCTTGCAGCTCTGGAGCAGATCGGAcgaagggaggaggaggacgaggaggaagaaTTTCAGGTGCCACAGCAGGGAAACGGCAGCGTTTTCTCGCTGAACAAGTGCATCCTGGGAGCTGTCATCCTGCTAGCATTCGGCACAATCTTCTTCTCAG GTGTCTTCGTGGACCTGAATGAGG AAAGCGACCACGCTGTGGGGGAACTGAGAGACGCGGAGGCCGCTGGGAAACAG GACTGGCTCGGTCCCGAGGCTCCCCCACACGCAGACGCCGGCAGCTCGGAGCTCCTGAATAAATTAGCcgaaggaagccagcagatttcTGCGCTCCGAGCCCAGCTTCAG GCACAGAaagaggagctaaaagtagcgaaGGAGCGGGCAGCGGAGGGAGCACAGGAGCGGCTGCTctgggaggaggtggagaaggaaAACA CAGCCGGTGAGACGGCTCGAGCAGACGTGAGTCACTCTACGCCGCCCCCTCCTGGACAGCCAGAAGACGGCAGCCAGGTCACAGCTGGCTCCACGGACAGGCAGACCAGGAAGCTTTGGGATAACCAGAAGGAAAAGAAGGATCTTAAGAGGGATAAATATGAAACGGGCGAGAGGAAGCAGCCTAAGGAGAGAGGGAAGTCTGcgaggaaggaaggagaggaaaggGAGCTTAACAACGGTGGCAAAAAGGagtggaagaaagaaaaacacgagGCAGGAATATTTGGCAAAGAGAGAGATAAGGCAGGTAAGCATAAGAGGCAGGGGGACGAGGGGAAAGACTGGAAGAGGGAGAAATCCGGGAGAGGTGATGATGGGAAGCTGTGGAAGGAAGAGAGAGAGCGGAAAAAAGGGAAACACGAGAATGTGAACGGAGGCAAAGAAAGAGGTAAGGAGGAGAAAAGGGACTGGCAGAAAGGCAGCGAGGGGTGGAAGGGAGAGAAGGACTGGAAGAAAGGGAAAGATGGCAAAGAGAAGTGGGAAAGGAAGACTCGGAAGGAGGCGGGAGAAACGGGAGAGTGGAAGAAAGACGGCGAGCGGAgagataaaaatagcaaagaaGGGAAGGCAAAGAACGAGAGGAAGCAGTGGGAAGATGGCAAGAATCGCGGCAGAGACGGGGCAGGGAGGGATGAGAGGAAGAGTCAAACGGAAGaggagtggaggaggagggacgaGGAGCTGGACCAGTGGAAGAGAGGAgcacagagagagaagaagCGTCAGAAGGAGTGGAAGAAAGAGCAGTCCAAGTCCCTGAAAACCAAAACCGAGCACAGGCCCGCAGAAAGCCCCGAGCACGACGACGACGAGCACCTGTACGGCGAACAGAATCCCGCCCACTCCCACCGCAGGCCCTCCGTGGGTCAGCCCGGGTTCTGGCTCCAGCAGCGGGAGCGCCTCCGCCGCGACCCCAGGCCGCCGCGGCGCTGCGACTCCCCGGAGAGCTGCGCTCAGGCCGAGCGGCTGCTCCCCGTCACCCTCCCCGAGTTCCAGGCCGTCCTGCAGCCCTACCTGAGCAAGGCGGAGGGGGCCGGCGTGGGCACCGCCCACACCCAGGAGCTCCGCGGGCTCGCAGCCGAGTTCTTCGAAGACGGTGTGTTCGTGCACGAGCAGATGAGCTTTCGGGACTTTGCGGAAGATTTGGGAGACGTTCTGGAGGACCTGGTGGAAGGGGAGGACggggacgaggacgaggacggGGACGGGGAAGACAGCGCTATAGAGGACGAAATGGAGGAGTTTGCGAAGGAAGTGTTGAAGAGGTTTTCAGTGCCGGACGTTGgcgagagggagaggaggatgatgggggagaggaggaaggagagcgGGCAGGAACGTGGCTGA